The following nucleotide sequence is from Nothobranchius furzeri strain GRZ-AD chromosome 11, NfurGRZ-RIMD1, whole genome shotgun sequence.
TACAAGTACTGCTGCCATTTCTGCTGTATGTATTACCGGGTGATCCTTTTAGAAATTCATACTCCAAAATCATGAGTGTAGACATCAATCCCATAGTTCATGTTCACTGGTGTTGCTAATCATGAGCCAGATGATTAGCAGCATCTATGACACTCAGTCTCCCACAAACAAAAATGTTATCCTCACTTCTACCTGTCATTTCCGAGCCAAAGCCAGTACTTTCTGGACTAATCCAAGCATTTTTCCATAAAGAGTCACAAAATGTGTCCTTGCACAGAGAATTGAAGGAGACCGTAGAGCTTGTCAGCAAAGCTAAGTGGCTGATTCTGAAGGGTACTAATGAGTGTGTATAGGGTGGGGTAGTGTGTGAGCAGGATCTGAATTGAGCACCAAACTGATGAAGGGGCAACGCCTGCTGGTGGGTAATATGTCACTGTCGAACCCCTACCAACATAAACACATATGCTCACACAGCTACAGAGAGCGGCCAGCAAGGTCCAATGTGACCCTCAGTGCCCCAGCGGTGAGGAAGATATGGGCTTTTGACAGTTTGTCAGCGGGGCTTGATAAACCCAGCCGCTAGCTGTTCGAAAGGTTGTCGTCCTCCTGCTGACCAGCAAGACCTTTCTACACTCGTGCCCATGTGACTTCACCCTTCTCAAGTCCTTTACCCAGCCTGCTAAGCACTACTGTGTCTTGTAAATGAACCCAGGAAAACATTCTGCTTTGGTTTTTAATGCTTGGCTCACATCTTTCAGCTGACCTTGGATCTGGCCAGTTATATCactgttttatatattttacatGTTGTTTGTCAGAAAGACAAAGTCCTTTCACTAGTTTAGCTTTGCAGCCTTATGCGTCTAAACTCAATAAACTGCATTTGTGCAAAAGTCTAATGGCTGTCGACAGGCTCTGATCTTTCAAACAAGGGGTGCAGGTAATGTGAGTTTTATGGCTTAGAGTGTCTCGGCACAGATTTTTGTTTAATCCAAATTTTTATATTTTGATTTTATCACCTATACATCTAACCCAGTCATCATTTACTCTGATTAATGCAAGGGTAGGCAACTCTGGTCCTCAAGTGGatgctgtccagcatgttttagttgtttccctgcttcagcacacctgatattGATTGGCAGGCGATGAACATGCTTTTTCCTACCCCTGGATATGTGAAATTGTGAGGTGGTTGGCATCTGCAGAGGAGATTTAAATACTAAAATACAAATCTATCCATCTAATAACTCTTGAAGTAGAAacttcatgcacacacacacacacacacacacacacacacacacacacacacacacacacacacacacacacacacacacacacacacacacacacacacacacacacacacacacacacacacacacacacacacacacacacacacacacacacacacacacacacacacacacacacacacacacacacacacacacacacacacacacacagcagacgcaacacattctcacacctgaagcatCGAAAAATGATGCGTATAACCAAGCCTCAAAATTTGATGATTGGGGTGCCCCAGCGCGCTGGGAGAGGACGCGCAGGGACGCGcagggacacgcagggacacgCAGGGACATGCGTCACTGTGGGCGTCCGTATTTGACGCCCGTGgtgacacggacattattcctcgaacctctagtgatttaaccttcccctcacccccatcctaaccttaactcagtaataTTCAGttaagctttgcatgtgcaagctggtcaaggttagaatgggggtgaggggaaggttaagtaattcacaagtcggtcaaatgtccgtctcaccgcgggcgtcggataccgacgctctgggacagtgTGTCCTCAGTGCGTCCTCTCCCGACACGCTGGGGCACCCCTAATTGTCACattttgaggcttggtcacacgtgtcatttttcaacgctttgggtgtgagaatgtgttggcagaAGATCTGCCAGATACAAAAATGGTTCAACATTCTCCAAACAAATATTTAGTCTCTTTCCGtactatttctcttatccgatggcaccatctagtggctgacaagcatttcacacaaaaagtctgtcgctctACCTTTTTAAGGTTGCGACTTcacatttcttgtttataaatgtgcttctgtagccgacaaacagagctaaaatacacttttttatgagtattattctcgtgtcattctgtgttttcatatatttatattttagagactttcttgtccgtgaaaagttcatcaactctgcatcagctgaggtattccttaaatttgaagcatctaagcggtagtctaacgctattggttagttctggttggtgctcagtttcctattgcatggagctctgtggggcagggggcatgcttaacaaaaaaaagacatattgcttactttttatcacagtacatgataaaataatcacttttacagatttctgaaaaatcataattTCTGCAagtagaaaactccagaaagctgctTTAACGCAGCAACAATTAAcaactttatttttgtttttcaaatTAATAAATTACAGTTAAACAATTGATTCATTATTCACATGCGTGAATAAAACCATTACAATTATTGTGTCAATACTATTTaatttgaaaaacaaaacaaattaggGTCATGCCTGAATAACTGAATGTAAATTAGGGTTAAGGTTGACCTTGACACCCAGTGAGGCATTCAATACCACAAAATAAAAAATCTCTGTGGTTAAGCTGGTGTCACGTTCAGGATGAGGGAGGTGgaaaccaaaatgcagaacccagaacaACTCAAGGCAGGAGAAGTCTTCagaaataaatcctttattttaaagaAGAGTGTGCCAAAGTCCAAAAGcactaaaaaacaaaccaaacttAATCTTACTGAATGAACCAAAATGAATAGAAACTCATTAATGAGCATGGACTAGGAAGACACGAGGAGGACAGAAACACGCTGACGAatgcaatgaaccaacaaacacagagtgacaagacaaggcttttaaacacagagggaggtagtcagggaaacaggtgtgaggagtgtgagctgaaGAGAAACTGATggaatcaattaactaaatgggaagagAAAGAGCTtggcaggagggcagataaacattaacctataaaacatggatctaactaaacctaaaagacagagggcaaaaataaaccactaataaccagatgggtgaggaggactaatatgAAGACAACTAGGAAAACCAGGGAGTGACTAGGACAAAAGAGGAGAGCCTGAAGTGGGaacaggacacagaacatgacagctaGCTAATTTTGAATAATCTCAAAATGATCTTAAAAGCATATTTTGAAGCACCAGTGCAGCTGGAGGAACAAAAGTTGATTATTTAAAGAGTGTCATGCCTCTTTACTCATCACCATTCTCCATGAAGTGTTACATAACTATGGATTAATTTGAATTTAGCTCATATAGTTCCATTTCACAATAAAAGTTGTTTCAGTACACTACAGTTCATACAAAACCATCATCACTAAGGAAAAACAAgtatttcatttgattttttttaatttttgaagAAATTTGAAATTCTAGTAAAGCGACAACCCTGTTAGCCATGAACACCCTACCCTTAAGACAAAGGCCAACTTTTCGTTTGACTAGTTTTGCTGAGCAGACCTTGAGTAGAGGAGACAAGCAAGGAGGACTAAGGATCATGAGCTTGGAATCCCCATCGTCAGCACACATTAATCAGCACGCTTAGCTCAATAAATATAGATTGTGTTTGAGTAAAGATACACACTTTCCTGCCTATTTAAATGCAATTCCACCATTACTCTAATTAAAATTTtataaatggcccaaattgcagcATCTTATGTCTGTGATGAATCAGCTAGTCAGGAGCGTTGCTTCCTTCACTCTTTCACTGTCATGGACATGATCTAGCTCTCCACTCAGTTCTCGCAGTTGTTCGTCTCTTTTTTTCACTTTTGCTGTCACCTTTCCTCTCACTTCTTGACTTTCATGAGGAGTTATTGCCTTGTAAGTAAAACTGCAAAACAGAAAACTCCACCATTATTCTTTTAACAGCCTTTTCTCGATTTTCTGTGCACAGCTGTCCATGTGACACACACAATACGTCCCCTGGCATTTGTATGTCGGTGAAacacacattttttaaaataagtgGCTTATGTTTCTGTCTTGCTAATATGATAGGATGTATTATTGTGGATGCAAATAATTCATCTGTGTGTCTGGATCAGCTGTGTTACATTTGTTAATCTTTGGATTTGTCTTCTTCTCACATTCCTTTTGCAGGAGATGTTCACGCCTGAGTGTAGATTTAAGGAATCAGTTTTCGAAAACTACTATGTGATCTACTCATCCACTGTGTACCGACAGCAAGAGTCGGGTCGAGCCTGGTTCCTTGGTCTCACAAAGGAGGGTCAAGTCATGAAGGGCAACCGAGTCAAGAAGACCAaaccctcatctcattttgtgccCCGGCCTATTGAAGGTATGAGAGTGTTTCTTAAAGTGGATTTTACAAAATCTCAGAAGCAATCCTttaaatatttaaagagcaagtcacccccaaataaacttttttttttgctgataaactaaataaacgagtgtctaatcgtgctgtagacacgtgtcgtcaataatttggcacttcagtgcatcttagttaaaatttaaatactctgcctaaaactggcagtgttgtgccgttgtcaggtaaaaactctgcactgtattttaatttaaatctgccaccgctattggctaagaggtattctatgatgtaaactggtacgttatgatgtcacaatgctgtcgtgagcctgtgtgtgtgtatttgttagaagctccaccctctcggtctgccaggcaacagcatttgttgcatttttcaaacatgaagtgggagtggagttagactggtaggggttgacttgctctttaaggtagtTTGTCATTGATTTGCACACACATCTAGTAATTACATCCAAAACAATACATATTGGCTTTGACCCAAACCATCCTTGAACATGGGGTGATGGTGGCTCAAGGTTTTGGAGTTTGCCCTGTAATtggtgggttgcaggttcaaacccaaGCTCCCGCCATCATGTCAgtcactgtgtccttgggcaagagactTCACCCTCCTAGCTTGCTGCTGGtggagtgcttggcagcctctccccagggcagctgctgctacagtgtagctcatcagatTTTGtcgtatttatttattcatttttgtccAAATCAACAGTGCTGTGCTTATTGTCACACGGCATCCAATCTCATTATGAGACATTGAAGTAGAATTTATTGAACATGAAGAATGTGAAGAAATTAGTTTTAAGCATTTATTTTCAAATAGAAAAGTTCTGTTCCATTAAAAAGCAAAATATCCTTTTGTGACATAAAGTTATTACACAAATTATTAGCATTATAATCATTATCAATATTCAGTAGGTAAATAAATCCTTGTTTCTTGATCTTGTGCCTGAAAGCCTAATTGAGCCTGTGAGACACGGTGCTGGTAGAATCATGATCTGGGCCTGCTTTTTGGCCCTTTTTAAACAAGGTGACTTGTCGTTCACTTCTTCACTGGAGAAATCTACTGAAAAGCATCAGGACAATTGTCATCAAAGTGACGTTTTGAGAAAGCGGGCGATGCAGCAAGATGGCAAAAGAGGAGATGGCAGAACAGACGAGGGATAATTAAAATCAAAGCTCTGAGAAGAATCAGGAATATTCAATATGGAGCAGGAGTGACTAATTCCTGTTAGTCAATTTAACTGACACTCAATTTCAAAGGTGTGAAATTATCATGAAAAAATGTATGACGCTTCCTGAACAGGTGAGGTGGCGAATCCTACTACTACTTGTCTCCATGTTTATGTTCCTATTAGATGATCAGTCTTATCATAAAACCCTGTGATAAAAAAACTGCTGACACAATCTTCATTGTCTTCTCTCCGCCCGGTGCGGTTGTCCCCACCTCACACCTGCCCTTGTCTCCGTCCTCACACCCatctctttaatctgctctacATTGTCCCATTTTCTGATCGACTCCTACTTTTGTCCTTTCTCCCCTTCCCTTTTTATTGTTTGCATTTCTGCCACAGTTTGTATGTACAGGGAGCCATCAATGCATGAGATAGAGGACAAGCACCGCTCCAGGAAGAGCTCAGGGACCCCCACCATGAATGGAGGGAAAGCTGTCAATCAGGACTCCACATAGCACCGGGAAGAGCAAGGGGCTTCCTGCATGGGAGGTGGCCTCATCCTGACTCAGGGGGAAGGGGCCACAGGAAAACAAATCACCCTCCTTCAAAAAATGACACACCACCATTTCCTCTCTAACCGAAGAGGGTGAAACAACAACGATGAAGATGAGCTATTCCTGTACAACCAAGACAACAAAACCCGAACTCTTGCCTGTGAACACCTTTTAGACGACTTAAGATGAATTACCAGaggatatatatatgtatatgtatagatCTACAAGGTATATGAGATATACTTGACCAAAATTTTATGCAAACAGAGAAAAGGCTGTGAAAACAAGCAAAGGAATGGTGGTTTCCCTTCACACGAACACAAATATCTATTATTTCCAATTTATGCTGTGAAAAACAAGCTTTAATACATGTTCAGTTTTCATACAGTGAAATTTTTTTCTATATGCTATTGCACTTCTACATTCTCTATTGTTATTAATATCAACGTCATTGTCATATTCATTCTAACCACTTCATAGAGGGTAATCCATGTGCAGAAACagaatttatttttctgtttgttgttttctctcAAAGTTTCAATCGTGAATGTAACGTTGCACCGCCTGCTGTGGTGTGAGGCTGAGAGTTCTCTGTACTGGTCTGCAGAGAGCTCACGATAGGATGTTATTTACTCAGGTGTGTATTGTAAGTTAGATTGGTGTGACTAGTAGGGGACAAACCTTGCTGCGTAGCAGGGGAGAACTGCATCAAGCAATATAATAGAGGGCAACAAGGATGTCTTTAAAAATAGTGACAACAGTAACAAACTGGCAGCGCATTGCTGTGGTAGGAAGGCTTCTGTGTAGATGAGACCTGAAAGGAAAGTTGCATATGTGGAGAAGAGTGAGAATAAGGGAAAATCAGTTTTAATAGTTgtgcaaatgtgttaaaatgacAAATTTGAATATTCTGTTTAAAACTCGAGCCAATATGATCAGCATTGGTTATCTGAGCCGTGGCTAAAAACAAACACCTTGCATTTgcaacaaaacattttttaacGTTCCTCTGCTTCAATTATTTTATTGGGACAAATCAAGAAgtgatttttatgtttatgtttatttatttggcagacgcttttatccaaagcgacttacaatttataacctatagggcatgttgtgatctgtgggggaaaccggagtacccggaggaaacccacgcatgcatggggagaacacgcaactccacgcagaaaggccgcagccgtgtttcgaacctgcaaccttcgtgctgcgaggcaacagtgctaaccactgtgccaccatgcagagcTCTTTAATTTAAGAGTCCTTATTAGTTTTATTCTGAGGATAAAACCATGAATGGAAACTGTTTTGATTGACTTGGCAGCGAATGGCTTGAGTTTTGTAATACTTTTTATGTTGTGTCACTTTTATCAAAAAATCATTAGCCATTTTTGTGCTGAAGGATGGGGTGTCAGACTGTTTAATAAATCACTGACCTGATGTGTTGACATTTGCAACATGGGGTCACAATCATCAGCACCTTCCTATCAGAGTACTAGTTGAATGCTGAAAGAGGAAATCTGTTGAATAGAATTTAACCATGGTTGTGGATGAGATTACTTACTATTtttagtctcctcctgtcttttattttgtaatcCATAAAATAAGCCATTAGCTGGAGAAACGGTCATTTTCATTAATCTATATACACTTACAGGGCTGTCAAATAAGGGGAATTGACTGGTAcacccatagacatgaatacgtagatgcgtcattgggcgctggagagttCAGTAGTGTTGCTGCCATATTGGGTGGCTtattcactctccaaacccaactggagtcaatgcaGGGTGAACAACTGTGCCCATTTTTGTGCAACCAACTGTTGCAATAACTGGCGCACTGTTGAAAACAGAACACGTGGGAtttctattgacttttctagcctacctgttgggatttaatattgtaatttattttattttatttattttattcatatttttttatttagtgaaaaaaataaaatgtgtatttttagTTGGGTGAACACCTTCCTCAGTTGAAATAAATCCAACATGGTGGCCCACTGCTACACCAGCTCCAATAGGTAACACCAGTCCACATCGCATCTGCGTAGATGATGTCTGTGGGTCCACCTCCGACATTGTGTACGCTGCTGAGCTCATTTCCTTTTTCTCATTTAGTTTATCTAACTCAGGAAGTCCCACGGTTGTCCCATTATTGGGGCTCAGGCATAAAAGACGGCCGCCCATGGCCCAGCAATCATTGCACAAAGCTTGGTGGTTCATTAAGAGCAGTCAAACCTATACATGTTGTGGGCTCGCTAGAAAAACGGAAACAGGTGAGACAAAGCATGACCATCGCATGACTGTAAAAGTTGATGTTTGTCTGAAGTCAAATcgtataataaaaaaaagaaatgaagatATTTTGAATTTGGGAAGTAGAAGTCCAAACCTTTTTTATGCAACATTTtgatcagtattttagcaaaagtttATATATCT
It contains:
- the fgf12a gene encoding fibroblast growth factor 12a isoform X4, yielding MRILRPFLQKGAHMLQCFCGQRSKSTTITDEPQLKGIVTRLFSQQGFYLQMQPDGTIDGSKDENSDNTLFNLIPVGLRVVAIQGVKSGFYIAMNGEGMLYSSEMFTPECRFKESVFENYYVIYSSTVYRQQESGRAWFLGLTKEGQVMKGNRVKKTKPSSHFVPRPIEVCMYREPSMHEIEDKHRSRKSSGTPTMNGGKAVNQDST
- the fgf12a gene encoding fibroblast growth factor 12a isoform X5; translation: MSDKKPEPQLKGIVTRLFSQQGFYLQMQPDGTIDGSKDENSDNTLFNLIPVGLRVVAIQGVKSGFYIAMNGEGMLYSSEMFTPECRFKESVFENYYVIYSSTVYRQQESGRAWFLGLTKEGQVMKGNRVKKTKPSSHFVPRPIEVCMYREPSMHEIEDKHRSRKSSGTPTMNGGKAVNQDST